The Montipora foliosa isolate CH-2021 chromosome 1, ASM3666993v2, whole genome shotgun sequence DNA segment TGTAAGTTTCTGGCCTTGGCATAATCCATGTCGTGGGTCTTGGCAATCTTGTCCAAACGATTGATGCCAGGATCCCCTCGTTTGAGTCGTTTGGCCAATTTGGTGCCAGGACCCATGTACTGATAGCCAGGCCAATGAAACTCGATCCCGGTCTTGGCCAGAGCCTTCTGCACGTCAAACTTGCCACCTCGCTGACGTCGTCGTCGTTGGCGTCGCCGTCTCTTAATAGTCCTCGCCATCCAATCGTCGTTTGAGTTTCTTATCGAAATCCAACCAACCGGGTGGGCGTTGTAATTTATCTGTTTCGGTGGGACGTCGGCGACCTGTCTTCttacgaatttttttcttgaccGATTGAGCGGTCCTCTCCATGTAGTCGGCCACACTACTCCCCATCATCCTGGGATCTCCTTGAAACGGAAGCTGTCCCCAGTCGACGGAGGGAACCGGTGTCTTGGGGGgtgacttttttttcttctttttgggtGGGGCTGCTTTGGGTTGAGTGATGAATCGAAGTCGTTTTTTAGCTTTAGGGGGTGCCGAGGGCGTGGTCTCGGGTgttgtctttttcttcttcttgaccAATTGCGTCAACATGGAGTGTAAGGGTCCTTGCGCATAGGCATCGGCTTCGGCATCGCGTTCGTCGTCGGCATCCGGTCCGAACCCAATAGGTTGTCGTACGGCTTTGGTCCACCGTTTCTTTTGGTCGGCCAGAGAGGTGGCCAAGGTATTTTTGATACCTGGAGGAATCTGATCCGACATGAGAACGGCTTCTTGTTTGGCGGCGATACGAGCGGCTTTGGCCAAAGGAAGGTTTTCGGTCAGACGTTCCTTGTACACGTCTTCGAGTTGACGTAATCGTTGAGGATCGATCAAgactttgttttcaaatcctGGAATGGTCTCCACTTCGCTCATCGTGAGGTACTAAGATCGTCGCGTCTCTCCTTGGTTTTATAGTAGAGGTTCTGTTTCTCGTAGCGTTCGCGTTCCAAATGTCGATTCAGTTCGCAGACTTGTTCTTGCAAGACCCCCATCTTTTGTTCGGCAAGCTCCAAGTTCTGATTGCGTTCTTGCAACTGATCGGTCAATTGACGGACAATGTCGCATTGTTCTCGGACTCGATGCCGAAGCCCCCGTATCTGATCCTGTAGGGCACAGAACGAACGAGGTCCTTGCGTCCACGTGTTATCACACCAACCATCGTCCATGTTGTAGATGATCCTTGACACAATGATGATACGCCGTATGCAATCCGTGCCAGAATCGAATGGAATGGAAATGTCGACGCAGCATCCTTCGTCGGGCTTTTATGCTATGGGTGGAACGACTGATGGCCCGTAACACTCTTCGATCTCGTGGGGTCTCGGTGATCTTGAGCAGGGTGTACTTGGACAAAGGCAGACGCCCCTTGATAATCTCTCGAGCCAATTGACTGATGGCCTCAATCATCTGATCCACGGCATAGTAAAGTTTTCGTAAACGGTCCTCTCCACTCAGTCGGGTCAGATCTCGTAGAAACCAACCGAGATAGGGTGTTTGGGCACGAACGCAACCAGGAATCTGATGACGACACGCTTTCATCGCGGACATAGACACCGTTCACAGACGGTGTTCAATCCTTGCCACAGACCTCGACCCGTTTGATTCATCATGATCTGACGTCGCTTTTTAATAGAATGTTTACGGCGGGCCATGTCTTCCATGACCTTTTCGTAGGGTCGAAGGCGTCCTACCGTCTTGGACGAGATGGGAATGTTCCCTCGCAGTGCATTCATCACCAGTTCACTCACGGCATTGATTTGATCGGCATTGGCAGCTTGAAGTCGTGCTCGACGTGTTTGATGATCGGCTTCTTTCAAAACACTCCGTAGGAACGGACGTTGTCGCTGGATACGCCACGACATGATATTCGATCCAGAGGAAGAGACGAATTTCTTTTTATACACGAAGTGAGCGTCGTTTTCGTCGACGGCGACGACGACGTCCTTTTCGTTGGGGCTGTGACACTGGGATCATCACCAGGTTACCGCCTCGTTGCATCCATACGGGTGCCATCATACGTCGACGTTGGCGTACCCGTCTCGGGCCCCACCAAAGACTACCACCACGTGGACGTGCCATTGTAGACATATGGAATGATGTGGACTATCCTTTTATAGTCCCCTCAAAGGACGTGGATCCCCACGCATCATTCGATCCATCACCATTTTTCGCGCCCAAGGTTTTCGTTGGAGAATCCGTTTCATCATGCCATAATTATACTTGGGTGCTTCAAAGTGACCAGTGACTCCTTTGGCACCCATCCTTTTATACCTCTTGTCTTTTCCTAATGTGTACCCGGCAGCCGCGGCCTTACCTAGGACCGCCAGGAGACCGCGTCCACGTTGTGGGGCTCGTCTCCGTCGTCGCCGTTTGGTCTTGGGCATGATTGACATCGTGGCGTTGCGCATGTCCTTTTATGGGTTACTGAGTCGGGAAGAGGTGCGTCGGACCGTGGGCGTGCCACCATCTTCGTAGACTGTGGTCACGGTGTTGGTATGGGTGATGTTCCGGATACGACGTCCATCCGTTCGTTGACGGGCGTCTTGAGATAACAAATCCATTTGACGACGAAGTCCGTCCTGATTCAAACGTCGTCGACCTCCACGGCGACTCCCTCCAGGAGAACCTCCTCCGCCAGGAGAACCTCCTCCGCCAGGAGAGCCGCCTCCTCCGCCACCGCCTCCTCCGACGCCACCGCCACCGCCTCCACCACCACCGCCACCGCCACCGCTACCTCGACGACGGGAACCTGCAGGAGAACCTGCTGGGAGAGGACGTTGACGCGGGCGTTTGCCTCCGGTCGTGGGACGCGGGCGTTTGCCTCCAGTGGTAGGACGATTGGAAGGACCACTAGCGGCAAAATCTTGTAAATCTTGGTCGGAGATGTTATAGTCTCTTTGGATCTGGGTTCTCTGAGCGACGGGGACACTCCCGTCCAAAAGAGAACGCATCATGAGTTGTCGTTGGGCTACAAACCCATCGGTCTCTAATCCCCCGGTACCAAGACCCAGTTCTTCCAACAAGACATTGGGTTCGGGCGTCGGCACACGACCTTGATCCAACGTTTCCAAAAACTCTTGAATCGTGCTGTTGGGGGTTCGTGTTCCGACGCCGGCTGGACTGTTTCTGGGAGTCATGTTGGGAATGGTGTTCCCCACACCAGCCGGGGACGTCCGCGGTGTCCTGCTCCCCACACCGGCTGGGGCAGACGTCATCCTGGGTTCAGAAAACGATCGGGTTCCTAGAGGAATGTGTCGAGCGGTCTCGAGTCGTTCACTCAAAGCCAAAGCCCGTCCTCCTTGTCTTCGACGTCGACGAGCCGCGCGTTCTTTAGCTCTCCGTCGTTGTTGCTGTTGACGGTACGTTTGCAATTCCCTTTGATATTCAGAGGGATTGCGTTCAaattgaaactggtcaaacggTGATCCGGGACTGGAAGGTGTGGAAGGAGTTTGTCGTCGGTACTCTGTCAAGGCACGTCGATACTCGGAGGGATCCCAATGGGCGAACGGGGATCCTGGGCTACTCATTCACGTTTCCACACTTGAGTCGGACCATCCGAGGGTGTCACACAACTGAACAGTCGGTACCGATCGTCTGAAGCGGGATGAAGATCCATCATTATATACCCGTACGGGCGTTGCGTGCACCTTTCGAAGAGACGAAGCACGTCACGCCATCGATCGGGAAAGGCTTGTAACGTCAAGGCTCGAAATCCCGATTGATCTCTGGGATTCTTGAACACGAAGAGATAGTGGGCATTCCTGGAGATGGTCTTGGCATACTTGCCGGGTGGAAATAAATCTTGACACAAATACAACACCGTAATGTTCCGATGATGCGATTCTCGGGTGAATAGATCCAACACGCGTTTGTCGTTGCCACCTTCGTCCATGAGATCGTCCAAGACCAAGATTCCACCACCACTTTTTCCGAACCATTGTCGAAGATGATCGATGTCGGGAATCCCTTCGTGAAATCGGATCCCACGACCTTTCATCCGTTCGAAACGTGGTTGCCATACGGCATAACAGTAATGACACGGTTTGGTCCGACCTCCTTCAAAGACATCACCTTCCGTCAAGAGCGCTTCGGTCAATTGCGTTTTGCCACTCCTCGAGGGACCGACGATCATCGTACTACTGGGTTGTCGTATCATCCTTCCTCGGCGATCGAACTGCACCTTATCTTTTTTATACCCTTACATAAAACAAAGACACGACAGGTgatgaaataaattttttttattaatcaatGTAGAAGAATCGGTTCATGCGGTGTACAACTTTGAAGGCAGGGTAGCGCATTGACCTCTTGGACTATTTGACGACGTACTTGTCGACCCACCCTTCGGTCGTTGGCTACAAAATCATGGGGAGAAAAGGTTTGCACAAACTCGGGCATGGTACGTCCCCGAACCCTCTCTTTCAAAAACATCAAAGCATAATGACCGCAAGCGGTACTGTTCAAAGCTTGAAGGGTCCGATCGTTCCATCGCACGACATTCCATTCGTCTTCGAGCCATCGTTCCAAATCAGGTGCACGGTAAGTCGTCATCGGGAGCCCGTAACTGTCCATGACTTCGCACCGATTCTGTTCCGTCCAAAGTCCCAACCAATGTTGACCCGGTTCCCCTCGTGGATCCGTATTGACAATGTAGGCGGCCCGTGTCGTACGGGGCGGGCGTGACGGAAGCCCATCAGAGGGGTGGACGCCGTGAAAGACGCGTTTCAGGATCGGATCGTCCAAGGCCAAGGCGCGTAAGGTGACGTCACTCAAGGGTACAAATTCCATGTCTGCTCACTCGTACTTTTGATACAGGACGGCTCCGTTGGCACCGGCTTGGAAGCTGTCTTCGAATTCGCCAAACACCAAAATGGTGATGTTCTTGTCGGGAGCGGCATTAAATCGGATTTCCAGACGCAGCTTGCCTTTTTGTTTGGGATTTCGATGATACGGTGAATCGGCATTCCCGCTGGGTACATTGTTAAACATGAACAAGGTACAATTCTTGCCGTAGCCCCAATCTCCTGGCTGAATCAGGTGAGGGCGATGATTCGTCAGGGAACCGCTGGCTTCCAAGACACGTTGATAGCCCAACCAGTCTTTCCGTGTATCGGTGCCATTCAATTCCAAGGTCGGGTAGGGATATTCTTCTCCGCCCACCAGTTGACGAATACTCTTCACTCCAAAATCTTGGAAGGCATACGGGTAATATTCCAAATCCCCATTAAACGCTTTGCTATCCAGCAGTCCGACGACCAGACGATCGGGAAGACGGCCTGTGAACAATTGGTCTTCGGTCCACAAGGTGGTCTTGCCATCGAACGAGAAGGTTCGGATTTGACTTTTGACCATAGGATAATTCGCCATTTGACCTTTCACATCGATCTTGGCCATCAGTTCGTTACCCACACTGACATTCAGGTTGACGCGACATAGATGAAAGGTGACTTTGATATCCCCTGCACCCAACGTGACGTATCTTTTGACCCCTGTCCCACTGGTCTTGGTCCCAAACAGGAAAAAGTCCGGCGTGTTGCAAAACAGTTCCATCACCATTTCTACGCGAGGGACCAACAAACGTCCCGTTCGCATGGCGGCCAGATGAGGATACATGATCATGGTGGCTTTGTTGTTGCCGTAAAACAGTTTGGTGGCCGTCTTCAGAGGATTCGTATTATTGTGCGCCCATCCGGCGGTGGTGGAAATGTCGTCGTCGCCTCCCGCCGCTGCCAGCTGTTCTTCCACGTTCAGGTAATTCACCCAACCTTGAGGGGCCAACAACGTATCGCCTTCGTCTCGACTGTAATTCAAGAGGGTCTCGATGAAAGATTTGTACATGTACGTGTCGGTCTGTTCGCTCATCAAGACACCACCCAACCGTAGATTGATCTGCTTGAAGAGACCGTGGGCCAGATTGTTGGTGACGTACACAAACTTGGTGTTGTTGGCATCCGAAGCCGCATTGGTATCGGCCACGATACCGTTGGTGGACGCCGAATTCAGTTTCAGTTCGATTTCAAAAAAACTACGTCCCAAATCAATAAATTCGTCCAAACCGGGAACGGTAAAGGTGACGGGTACGATGCCCGTCATGGCGGCACTGTACGGGATCATCCGGTACGAATCGACCGTGATGTCCGTCGACGGCATGGTAAACAGTTCCAGACTCATGAtcgtcgtcttcttcttctacgtCGAGGTCGTCGTGTTCTCGGTAGGTGCGGGATCAACCAACCACCGTACTGAACGGGGTTCCTGCCTTTTATAGTAGTAGGAGCAGACTGACGTCGACGGTAGGCGCGTTGTCGACGCAACCGTGAATGGACGACCATCGGTCGGCGATTCATCGTCTAAAGATGGACGCCACACTTCGTTTGGCTTTTTTATAGGCATACCGTCCACCCACTTTCGCCAAAGCGCCCGCTTTTCGTTTCAAACCACGTTTCAAGGAGTGTCCCACGACACCTCCGACGTCACTCAACGGACGACCACTAGCCGCCGCTTGAAGTCCCGTTTGCATGGCGTTCATCAAGACGGGCGAGGCAATCTTGATCAACTCTTCGGTGGCACCATCTCCACGCTGGTACGGAGGATGATACCGTGTCAGACTACCCCCACgcatgatgaggatgatgatgatgatgacctcCCGACAGTGTCACGTCGTTTTTATACGTACCGTGGTCTCCTCCGGAACTGAAAGGTCACGCTAGTTCTACGATGTTTTCTGTCTCTTACGGAACTGAAAGGTGACGATGGTTCTCCCTCCAGGAGCGAAACGGGCCAGTTCTCCAGTACTCTCACCCACACTGACTTCGATCACATCCAATTCTGCACGGCGCATAGACATCCATTGAATGTGGGTGGGCTCGAAGTAGATGACACCCGAACCATCCTGGGTGTAATGCACTTCCCGGACCAACTGATGCTCTGAGTCGCCGACAATATTACTACTCACTACATCCGAGTAGACGAGCATGGTACGCGATGGTTGAGTGGACATTCGATTAAATGAGTGATTCAAGTGTAGGAATCGCCACTCTACGGTCTGACTCAGACACAACTTGTTTCCCTTCACCTGCCAGTAATTAGGGGTCCAATCACTGTTTTTGGGTAATTCGGTAACCAATTGTCGATAGAGTCTCTTCTGGTCTTTTTCGTGAAAGTTCATCTCGAGATTAACACCCAAGACCCAGACTTTCAGTAGAGAAGTCACAGTCTTTTGCTCGATCCATCCCATCTTCTGGGCCAAGTCGATATCAATGCAGAAGGTCATTTTACCATGGCTCAGGGACCCCACGTCGGCCACCTTCTTCCTCTCCATGATCATAGTCTCACCCTCCCATCGGAAGGTAGGGCGTTGACTATCTTCCACATACTCCAACTTCGCCTTGATTAACTCCAGTACCATCTGTCGGTTGAGTTCCTGAACGACTTCCTTCATGAACCCGACACCATTGACAATGACGGCATTGCGTTGGATAAGCGCCGTCTTCGTCACTTGACTTGACTTCAAGGTTATGGTTTCGGGTTGGGTTCCCGAATCCTTCATATGATACTTAGTGCTTATCACCTCGTCCGATGACAAGTAGCTCCGGAGATCCATCCCCTCATTAGGCATAGAGATGGAGGCTAACGCGGCCTCCCATTCTCCATCAAAGTGAACGACCCTGGGCAAACGTACTTTGAAGGCATTCGGTGTATTATTCGGAAACTCTTTCGAAGGATCGCTGAGTACGACGATCCGATTCATGACGACGACGAAAATGGAGACAGAGAGTACTTGTTTTGTCTTTAGGAAAGGCCACGGGACGCCCGTCGATTTCCTTGACACGAACGTGGACCGTTTCGATCTTAGATCCGCGTAGGCGATGGTAATGCACCTGTGGTGGTTCCCACCAGGCACCCCCGCTTTTATAGGGGACGGTGCGCAACAGTTGGTCGTACGACTCCTCCAACCATTGACTTTCCACTAAATTGACGTAGACGAAAAGAGGACGTTCGATCGGTTGCTTCGCCAATGGTGTGGGTTTCAGTCTGGCAAAGGCTTCGTTCAGACGGACGAATCGCCAGTTGAAGGCATTGGCCATCACCATGAAATGAGCATTGTTATACAACGTATCCCATCCTGCACCTTCCGTGATCAAGGTCACCGGTCCAGTTTCTTTGGTAAATCGACTTGTATACCCTGTAAAGCCGGACCCATCCAGAAACCTTTCTTGAGTGTAATCCGGTGTTGGGGCGGTCTCGTCAATCGCTTCCATGAGGAGATTGGGTCCTTTCTTGTAGTGATCCGGTCGATCTCCTTGACCCGTCTTGGTCAACCATCCCATATGGAAAGCCAGTTCGCTAACCCATCCAAAATACTTGTAGGGCGAACCTTGAGAATTGATTCCGTGCTTGTACACAAGTGAATTGTCCAAAAGCAATTGGTCTCCCTTCCATACAAATTTGGCCATGGTGTTGTATCGCGTCGTCTTTGGAGGGGTCTGACTCGTGTCCGGGACGCCTATGTAAAGATGCTCTCCGGGGCTCAGATTTTGATGGATCTTTTGTTGCATCAGATCCATGACCTGTTTGATAAAGTCCACACCCGTCTCAGATGGAGTGAGTTCCGACAACCAGATCACCCTTCGCTGACTCTGCATGACATGAATCTCTCCCTTGGCATTCTTTTTCGTGGTAACGTAGTAAAACATACACACGTATCCTTCCTTATTCCATGTCTCTGGATGACCCACACCATGGTACGCTTCGTGAACCAGAATCTTTTCGGGGAACGAAGGTGGTGGTGGCGGCGGTGGTGGAATGTCAGGCAGAGAGACACCACTCAATCCCACTTCCCAACGATCCGTGTCCTGCTGCCAAACACGATCACTAGGCAGACGGACTTTAAATTCGGAAGGACCATTGTCGGGGAATTCGGATTTTTGAACATGACTCGACAACGTCACATAACGAGACATCACGTATGGTATCTTTATTACATCTTTTGTATCTTTTTTATACATGTCGTAACGCAGAACGAGGCACCCAACTATCGTATTTCTTAGGCCAACCTAGCCAACGCACTTTCATGAGGCGTTGACGTCGTTGCAAGATCTTTTCCACGCGGAACAAAGCTTCGTCGGGCACGGTCACTTTCTGAACGTCTTCTTCGTAGAAACTACCTTCGAGAGGCGTGCCATCCCATTCTTTCAGTTTATACGTGACCACGGGTCCGGGCACCACGCGTTGTACGACAAACACTTCTTCGGTCCAACCCGGCAGATACCCTTTCTTGAACGGGCGATGTTTCTTGCTGAGTCGAACGCGATCGCCCACTTTGAGTTTGGGACGAGGACGCCGTTTCAGGCGTTTGCCGTACAACGTGAACCACACCGCGCCTTCGTTCTTCTCCGTCACGTCGCGTGGCGCCATCCCGATACTCCGATGCCGACTCCCATTGTACCCGTCGAGGAGTTGGGGCAACACCTTGACATACACTCGCGTATTACGCGCCGTGAAATAACGATACATGCGTTGTTTTAACGTACGATTAAAACGTTCGACGATGGAAGCTTTGGCATCCCCATGCGTCGAAAAATGATGAATGCCTTCTTTTTCCAACATATTTCTGAACGGGGCATTGTAAAATTCTTTCCCGGCATCCGTCTGTAAACGCAACGGTTTCCGTCCACTCTGTCGCAGAATCTTCTCAAAGGCTTCTGTCACGGCCACCCCGGTCTTGTTCTTGACGGGAACGGCCCAGGCATATTTGGACAAGACGTCGATGACCGTCAAGAGGTATCGATTTCCTCCATTCCATTTCTTGAGAGGTTGCATCTCCACCAGATCGGCTTGCCATTGATCGTCTTTGTGGAACACCAACACGGGGGACGTCTGAAAACGTCGACGAACCGGACGATGTAACGTGTAGGCCAATTCCCCTTGCAATTCGTCTCGGGCTTCTTTCAAGGACAACCCTTGGGCCTTGGCATATCGAGCCACGCCGCCTAAGGCGCCGGGCGTGCCGGGGTCCGTGTAGGCGGTGACGCCGGAAGCACGGCGGCGGTTCTTCCGCTTCGGCATGTCTTGGTGAGAAGGAGTCGGACGGTCAACTCCAAGAGACTAGGCAGATCTTTCAGGTACCGTTGTTCCAACGTCTGCCACGTCTTGTACGCTCTCTCGGGTCCCAGAGTTCGCGTCAACCATGTCAGATACATGACAAAATGAGGCCATTTATAGTCGGCCACGTCTTTCAGAACGGCGAACGTCGCTATGGCATCCGCGGGTTCTTGGGTGGTCAACCCGTCCCATTGATCGTCTCCTTCGAGACAGGTCATGAGTTCTCGACACACCCAGGTCAAGATCGACCAACGGAGACGTCGTCCGTACTCGCGATAAGGGAGACGTACGATTTGTTCGAGTCCCACCCTCACCACCCGACGACCCAATTCAGCACacgacatcatcatcatcacttgtttttatttaaaaatttttcatttgcTGACTTTTATACACTCCGGAATCGATACGAATCTgatcaaaattcaaatcaaaaaaaCAAGATTTCAGCAATCCGGGTGTGATGGGACGGATCCGTTCCAATCGTCTGCACCATTCTTCCTCCCGTTTCTCCATCCTCTTCTTGAGGTACGCATGATCATCATCCGGCAACGGTCCGAAAATGAGCTTCCTCTCTCGCTCTTCACGGTGCTTCTGCCACTTCTCCTGTTCTTCCCGAGAGATCCGTTGGACCGTATCGTGATCGTAACCCTCGGCACGTCTCTTGAGAATCGTCTTGCTCCAGGCCAGATCTACCCACTGGAAAAATTTGCACGATTCCTCTTGTCGACAGGCTAAGAAGAAACGATCCTTGTTGGGCGAGTCTGGTTTCACCGTCCGCGACAAACGCGCCTTCTCCTGATGGTAGCAATGCCAGGGTCCTCGTCGGACATCCTCATGCAACTGCGCCTCGATGGCATCGATCCAGGTCTGGATTCGATCGGCACCCATCACGAACAAAGGACACACCCCATCGTAATCTCGGCAGTATAGGTACGGAGCCCCATTCTTGGTCAAGCCACCTGTCAATGGGGTAGCATGAAACGGGCACAGCACGTCCTTCGCACCGGTCAATGGAGGCGGCGGCGACGATCGGGACGACGAGGGCGACACCAcgggtggtggtggtggtggttcAGGAACTGCGGTAGTAGACTCGAAAGGCACGTCATGGTGCACCCTGCCTTCAGCCAAGGATACCACGAACGGTGGATCTTTCTGTTCGAGGGGCATCGTGGCCATCACCTGTTCGTACGAAGGCAACTCGGGTGGCACAGAGGCTAACAGAGCATCCAACTCACGAGCCGCTTGGTTCAATTCCTCGTCCTTCTTCTTCTTAGTCTCCTCTTTTCGTTTGGTGGCCGCTTTCTCACGCGCTTCCTTGTAAATTTTGGCAGGCGGTTGAGCTGCTTCACGAACGACATCGTCTTTCTTCTTACCTCGTTTGGACGGTTTTTTACTGAAATCAGGATACCTAGCGGGAGACACACCTCCGTATTGCCACGACGTACTCATGGTGTTCAATGAGAACCTGACTCGCACGACACCGTCCTTTATAACCCGTAGCACGTGTTCCTCTCGTGCTTGCTCTTCACGTGTCTCCCACGTGGACACTCTCATAAAAAATAGGAGCTCCTTTCCGCTCTCTCCATTTGTCACAGCATGTCTCAGGCAGCAGCCACGCAAACAGAACAAGACGATCCCATCACCTTACGACTCCTCAAACGTATAGACGCTCTCCTGGATCGTTACTTGTGCAAGTCTTGTCAGTACGAAAAGAACCGACTCCCTTTGTCAGCCTTGAAGACCTGGAAACCGGATGCTAATTGGTGCTCAGAGTGCAAATACATCTTCGACGATGCTGACGACCCCGACCCAGACGTGCGCAACCATTGGTGGTCCAAACGAGGGTGGCGCACCAAAGACTACTGGTCCTCCGCCGAATCCTCCTCCGAAGACGACACACCCCTTTGATGACGTGTGCCTGGTCCTTGATTTAGAATATTTCTGTAGTGGGCGGCAGATCTTACCTAGAGAACTGGGGTACTGCGACCATACTGGGACTCATTATGGATCCATCCACTACAAACCTT contains these protein-coding regions:
- the LOC138011498 gene encoding uncharacterized protein F54H12.2-like; its protein translation is MSLELFTMPSTDITVDSYRMIPYSAAMTGIVPVTFTVPGLDEFIDLGRSFFEIELKLNSASTNGIVADTNAASDANNTKFVYVTNNLAHGLFKQINLRLGGVLMSEQTDTYMYKSFIETLLNYSRDEGDTLLAPQGWVNYLNVEEQLAAAGGDDDISTTAGWAHNNTNPLKTATKLFYGNNKATMIMYPHLAAMRTGRLLVPRVEMVMELFCNTPDFFLFGTKTSGTGVKRYVTLGAGDIKVTFHLCRVNLNVSVGNELMAKIDVKGQMANYPMVKSQIRTFSFDGKTTLWTEDQLFTGRLPDRLVVGLLDSKAFNGDLEYYPYAFQDFGVKSIRQLVGGEEYPYPTLELNGTDTRKDWLGYQRVLEASGSLTNHRPHLIQPGDWGYGKNCTLFMFNNVPSGNADSPYHRNPKQKGKLRLEIRFNAAPDKNITILVFGEFEDSFQAGANGAVLYQKYE
- the LOC138011490 gene encoding uncharacterized protein, with the protein product MIRQPSSTMIVGPSRSGKTQLTEALLTEGDVFEGGRTKPCHYCYAVWQPRFERMKGRGIRFHEGIPDIDHLRQWFGKSGGGILVLDDLMDEGGNDKRVLDLFTRESHHRNITVLYLCQDLFPPGKYAKTISRNAHYLFVFKNPRDQSGFRALTLQAFPDRWRDVLRLFERCTQRPYGYIMMDLHPASDDRYRLFSCVTPSDGPTQVWKRE